A part of Myxococcus landrumus genomic DNA contains:
- a CDS encoding AAA family ATPase: MSTPSTAEVRAFTSVADAEEKLEQVGYLPSPEIATAAFLADRMDKPILVEGPAGVGKTELARAMASALGRELIRLQCYEGLDEAKALYEWEYAKQLLYTQLLKDKIGEMVEGTSSLAEAADRLASGDAVFFSERFLLPRPILRAQLSERPALLLVDEIDKADPEFEAFLLEVLSDNAVTIPELGTFRAKHIPRVLLTSNAARELSDALKRRCLHLHIDFPDRERELRIVRSRLPQVPQVLAEQVVEAVAAIRALDLKKAPSISETLDWAQSLVLLNADQLTSDVVASTLNLVLKYEGDIEKARANLPQIAQA, from the coding sequence GTGAGCACCCCTTCGACGGCAGAGGTCCGCGCATTCACGAGCGTGGCGGACGCGGAAGAGAAGCTGGAGCAGGTGGGATACCTGCCCTCCCCCGAAATCGCCACGGCGGCATTTCTAGCGGACCGGATGGACAAGCCCATCCTGGTGGAAGGCCCCGCTGGCGTGGGGAAGACGGAGCTGGCGCGCGCCATGGCGTCGGCGCTGGGCCGCGAGCTCATCCGGCTCCAGTGCTACGAGGGGCTGGACGAGGCCAAGGCGCTCTACGAGTGGGAGTACGCCAAGCAGCTGCTCTACACCCAGCTCCTCAAGGACAAGATTGGGGAGATGGTGGAGGGCACCTCGTCGCTGGCGGAGGCCGCGGACCGGCTGGCTTCCGGGGACGCCGTGTTCTTCTCCGAGCGCTTCCTCCTGCCCCGCCCCATCCTCCGCGCCCAGCTCTCCGAGCGCCCCGCCCTGCTGCTGGTGGATGAAATCGACAAGGCGGATCCGGAGTTCGAGGCCTTCCTGCTGGAGGTCCTCTCCGACAACGCCGTCACGATTCCGGAGCTGGGCACCTTCCGCGCGAAGCACATCCCGCGCGTGCTGCTCACGTCCAACGCCGCGCGCGAGCTGTCGGACGCGCTCAAGCGCCGCTGCCTCCACCTGCACATCGACTTCCCCGACCGGGAGCGCGAGCTGCGCATCGTCCGCTCGCGGCTGCCCCAGGTGCCCCAGGTGCTGGCCGAGCAGGTGGTGGAGGCCGTCGCCGCCATCCGCGCCCTGGACTTGAAGAAGGCGCCCTCCATCAGCGAGACGCTGGACTGGGCGCAGAGCCTGGTGCTCCTCAACGCGGACCAGCTCACCTCGGACGTCGTGGCCTCCACGCTCAACCTCGTGCTCAAGTACGAGGGCGACATCGAGAAGGCCCGCGCCAACCTGCCGCAAATCGCCCAGGCGTGA
- a CDS encoding patatin-like phospholipase family protein gives MLLKERFQITRPLEELELSLVRASLANPALIGEHEEAVLRTALSLARLYKIQHGGLDVGVGALLTPFRDEVERRLTPVLGGSQPPTRDRLIPHVRDLREHAARARDAVVSRLRGRVPPEALDREVRHKELVMVTGGGGGTAFVYLGVMSLLAEHGLEPKLLAGASMGAILAIMRSRMARFDPTEMINIVRGLSFRKLFRFISTESRYGLPAALRLFLRAGLGRFFGAGPEGSGLRLKDLPVPTLIAVGGIRRGMLPRPLEYYERLLGTSPLGLLNPAGVTRRLQATMGAMAELFTRPEITVRMHLGADDATGEFDALDAAGFSSALPGVIHYDVLREDPRMHSLLDGLMAQHGVARLIDGGLVDNLPAKAAWKAVAQGRIGTRNTLILALDGFAPKLTTPFWLPLQRLAAMTVSPNLPYAHHVKRFPRTLSPLDVVPSVELASKALHFGRKALAEDLPFLRRMLAPIPHVL, from the coding sequence GTGCTCCTGAAGGAACGCTTTCAGATCACCCGCCCGCTCGAGGAGCTGGAGCTGTCCCTCGTGCGCGCGTCGCTGGCGAACCCCGCCTTGATAGGCGAGCACGAGGAGGCCGTGCTCCGCACCGCGTTGTCACTCGCGCGGCTCTACAAGATTCAGCACGGCGGCCTGGATGTGGGCGTGGGCGCGTTGCTCACGCCCTTTCGCGATGAGGTGGAGCGCCGCCTCACGCCTGTCCTCGGAGGAAGCCAGCCACCCACTCGGGACCGGCTCATCCCCCACGTCAGGGACTTGCGCGAGCACGCGGCGCGGGCGCGCGACGCGGTGGTGTCCAGGCTGCGAGGCCGCGTGCCGCCCGAGGCGCTGGACCGCGAGGTGCGCCACAAGGAACTGGTGATGGTGACCGGCGGCGGAGGCGGCACCGCCTTCGTCTACCTGGGCGTGATGAGCCTGCTCGCGGAGCATGGACTGGAGCCCAAGCTGCTCGCGGGCGCGTCCATGGGGGCCATCCTCGCCATCATGCGCTCGCGCATGGCGCGCTTCGACCCCACGGAGATGATCAACATCGTCCGCGGGCTCTCCTTCCGGAAGCTCTTCCGCTTCATCTCCACGGAGAGCCGATACGGCCTGCCGGCGGCGCTGCGGCTGTTCCTGCGCGCGGGGCTGGGGCGCTTCTTCGGCGCGGGCCCCGAGGGCAGTGGCCTTCGCCTCAAGGACCTGCCGGTGCCCACGCTCATCGCGGTGGGGGGCATCCGCCGAGGCATGCTCCCGCGTCCGCTCGAGTACTACGAGCGACTGCTGGGAACGAGCCCCCTGGGACTGCTCAATCCCGCGGGTGTCACGCGCCGTCTCCAGGCGACCATGGGCGCCATGGCGGAGCTCTTCACGCGCCCCGAAATCACCGTGCGCATGCACCTGGGCGCGGACGACGCCACCGGTGAGTTCGACGCGCTGGATGCGGCCGGGTTCTCTTCCGCGCTCCCCGGCGTCATCCACTACGACGTGCTGCGCGAGGATCCACGCATGCACTCGCTCCTGGACGGACTCATGGCGCAGCACGGCGTGGCGCGCCTCATCGACGGAGGGCTGGTGGACAACCTCCCCGCGAAGGCCGCGTGGAAGGCCGTCGCGCAAGGCCGCATCGGCACGCGCAACACCCTCATCCTCGCGCTGGACGGCTTCGCGCCCAAGCTCACCACGCCCTTCTGGCTCCCGCTCCAACGGCTGGCCGCGATGACGGTGAGTCCGAACCTGCCCTACGCGCACCACGTCAAACGCTTCCCTCGCACGCTGTCACCGCTCGACGTCGTGCCCTCCGTGGAGCTCGCGTCCAAGGCCCTCCACTTCGGACGCAAGGCGCTCGCCGAGGACCTCCCCTTCCTCCGCCGCATGCTCGCGCCGATTCCCCACGTCCTCTGA
- a CDS encoding branched-chain amino acid transaminase, with protein sequence MSSTSTSVLRADQIWLDGQLVKWDEGQVHVMTHALHYGLGVFEGIRAYRTHDGRLAVFRLREHIQRLFDSAHICMLKMPFTEDQLVDACLELLRKQKDLFANGAYLRPVAFMGDGAMGLGAVNPTRVAVTAWDWGAYLGDKGVREGIRAKVSSFTRMHVNVNMVRGKISGQYVNSILAKREAVLAGYDEAILLDISGFVAEASGENIFMVNKKGVIKTPPLSSPILDGITRDTVLKILRDSGRTVDEVTFTRDALYICNEIFLTGTAAEITPVREVDNRSVGAGKPGPIGTFVQETYFRTVRGMEPRYAEWLTYV encoded by the coding sequence ATGAGCTCGACCTCGACCAGTGTATTGCGTGCAGATCAAATCTGGCTCGACGGCCAATTGGTGAAATGGGACGAGGGCCAGGTCCATGTGATGACGCACGCCCTGCACTACGGGCTGGGCGTCTTCGAGGGGATTCGCGCGTACCGGACGCATGATGGACGGCTGGCGGTGTTCCGCCTGCGCGAGCACATCCAGCGGCTGTTCGACTCCGCGCACATCTGCATGTTGAAGATGCCGTTCACGGAGGACCAGCTCGTCGACGCGTGCCTGGAGCTGCTGCGCAAGCAGAAGGACCTCTTCGCCAACGGCGCGTACCTGCGGCCCGTGGCCTTCATGGGCGACGGCGCCATGGGACTGGGTGCGGTGAACCCCACGCGCGTGGCCGTCACCGCGTGGGATTGGGGCGCGTACCTGGGCGACAAGGGCGTTCGCGAGGGCATCCGCGCGAAGGTGAGCTCCTTCACTCGCATGCACGTCAACGTGAACATGGTGCGCGGGAAGATCTCCGGCCAGTACGTCAACTCCATCCTCGCCAAGCGCGAGGCGGTGCTGGCGGGCTACGACGAGGCCATCCTCCTGGACATCAGCGGCTTCGTCGCCGAGGCATCTGGCGAGAACATCTTCATGGTGAACAAGAAGGGCGTCATCAAGACGCCTCCCTTGTCCTCGCCCATCCTGGACGGCATCACCCGCGACACCGTCCTCAAGATCCTGCGCGACAGCGGCCGCACCGTGGACGAGGTCACCTTCACTCGCGATGCGTTGTACATCTGTAACGAGATTTTCCTGACGGGCACCGCCGCGGAAATCACCCCCGTGCGCGAGGTGGACAACCGCTCCGTGGGCGCCGGCAAGCCAGGCCCCATCGGTACGTTCGTGCAGGAAACGTACTTCCGCACGGTCCGGGGCATGGAGCCTCGCTACGCGGAGTGGCTCACGTACGTGTGA
- a CDS encoding AAA family ATPase → MAPAGHVYDENPFRLENPSILDIAPPEPKSVEETGLKMGLLSDIALKFLYYAGTGTGMGIAEEMCLPWPGVIEHVVDFLATEKLVDLRGGKGFGRASVEFILTEKGREYARDALTRTTYVGPAPVPIEQYNALITSQTEETPVVSQEELVAALSHLTVPAELMDKLGPAVNSGRSLFLYGPPGNGKTSLAEAVSHMFGGEVFIPHCLEIGNQIIQVHDHLLHTPVALEMGRDSGSRRQTFEMDKRWMLCRRPAVVVGGELTLETLDLIYSESTRFYEAPFQVKANGGMLLIDDFGRQKVHPTDLLNRWIVPLEKRVDFLTLHTGKKFEIPFDQLLVFSTNLDPKELVDEAFLRRIKYKIEVTNPDEESYREIFRRVCEAAGIPYVDQAVTYLVEHYYKPRTMQLRACHPRDLVGLIKDAARYRQIPPALSKDLLDQACEVFLVNL, encoded by the coding sequence ATGGCTCCCGCCGGTCACGTCTACGACGAAAATCCCTTCAGGCTCGAGAACCCATCCATCCTCGACATCGCTCCTCCCGAGCCCAAGTCGGTGGAGGAGACGGGGCTGAAGATGGGGTTGCTCTCGGATATCGCGCTGAAGTTCCTCTATTACGCGGGAACTGGCACGGGCATGGGCATCGCCGAGGAGATGTGCCTGCCCTGGCCCGGCGTCATCGAGCACGTGGTGGACTTCCTCGCCACGGAGAAGCTGGTGGACCTGAGGGGCGGCAAGGGCTTTGGCCGCGCGTCGGTGGAGTTCATCCTGACGGAGAAGGGCCGCGAGTACGCGCGCGACGCGCTGACGCGCACGACGTACGTGGGCCCCGCGCCCGTCCCCATCGAGCAGTACAACGCGCTCATCACCAGCCAGACCGAGGAGACGCCCGTCGTCAGCCAGGAGGAGCTGGTGGCGGCGCTCAGCCACCTCACCGTCCCCGCGGAGCTGATGGACAAGCTGGGCCCCGCGGTCAACTCCGGGCGCTCCCTGTTCCTCTACGGCCCGCCCGGCAACGGCAAGACGAGCCTCGCCGAGGCCGTCTCTCACATGTTCGGCGGCGAGGTCTTCATCCCGCACTGCCTGGAGATTGGAAATCAAATCATCCAGGTGCATGACCACCTGCTCCACACGCCCGTCGCGCTGGAGATGGGCCGCGACAGCGGCAGCCGCCGGCAGACCTTCGAGATGGACAAGCGGTGGATGCTCTGCCGCAGGCCCGCCGTCGTCGTCGGCGGAGAGCTCACGCTGGAGACGCTGGACCTCATCTACTCGGAGAGCACCCGCTTCTACGAAGCCCCGTTCCAGGTGAAGGCCAACGGCGGCATGCTCCTCATCGACGACTTCGGCCGCCAGAAGGTCCACCCCACGGACCTGCTCAACCGCTGGATTGTCCCCCTGGAGAAGCGGGTCGACTTTCTCACCCTCCACACCGGTAAGAAGTTCGAAATCCCGTTTGATCAGCTTCTCGTCTTTTCCACGAATCTGGACCCGAAGGAGCTGGTGGACGAGGCCTTCCTTCGGCGCATCAAGTACAAAATCGAGGTCACCAACCCCGACGAGGAGTCGTACCGGGAGATCTTCCGCCGGGTGTGCGAGGCGGCGGGCATCCCCTACGTGGACCAGGCCGTCACCTACCTCGTCGAGCACTACTACAAGCCCCGGACGATGCAGCTTCGCGCCTGTCATCCTCGGGATTTGGTGGGGCTCATCAAGGACGCCGCACGCTACCGGCAGATTCCGCCCGCCCTGTCCAAGGATCTGCTCGACCAGGCGTGCGAGGTCTTCCTCGTCAATCTCTAG
- a CDS encoding Fic family protein codes for MKERYQDIDEKNEALREYLEIYKDKQPAREFLERFEMSWIYHDAALEGVVYTHQELMAALYPGRTSAEASMIPVVLEIRNHKAVCDFIREEAAGAKKQAQITLTTIKRMHDLFLGNTPEALAERARMERRERTEKELAKERERSGLRKDMPLHRTYFHDIHQPAKIQPALEKLVDYTASAEFREFHPIKQAATVQHNFLQIFPFTEHSGKVGRMCSNLILLRNGYMPAVIHSIDRQRYYECFRGPAAQFRTVLMDAMENSLDNGVKYFRDLGRKYKAINN; via the coding sequence GTGAAGGAACGCTACCAGGACATCGACGAGAAGAACGAGGCGCTGCGCGAGTACCTCGAGATCTACAAGGACAAGCAGCCGGCGCGTGAGTTCCTCGAGCGGTTCGAGATGTCGTGGATCTACCACGACGCCGCGTTGGAAGGCGTGGTCTACACCCATCAGGAGTTGATGGCGGCCCTGTATCCCGGACGCACCAGCGCCGAGGCCTCCATGATTCCGGTGGTGCTCGAGATTCGGAATCACAAGGCCGTCTGCGACTTCATTCGTGAGGAAGCAGCGGGCGCCAAGAAGCAGGCGCAAATCACGCTCACCACCATCAAACGCATGCACGACCTCTTCCTCGGCAACACGCCCGAGGCACTGGCCGAGCGCGCGCGCATGGAGCGCCGGGAGCGCACCGAGAAGGAGCTCGCCAAGGAGCGCGAGCGTTCGGGGCTGCGCAAGGACATGCCGCTGCACCGCACGTACTTCCACGACATCCACCAGCCCGCGAAGATCCAACCCGCGCTGGAGAAGCTCGTGGACTACACGGCCAGCGCCGAGTTCCGCGAGTTCCACCCCATCAAGCAGGCCGCGACGGTGCAGCACAACTTCCTGCAGATCTTCCCGTTCACGGAGCACAGCGGGAAGGTGGGTCGCATGTGCAGCAACCTCATCCTGCTGCGCAACGGGTACATGCCCGCCGTCATCCACTCCATCGACCGGCAGCGCTACTACGAGTGCTTCCGGGGCCCCGCGGCGCAGTTCCGCACGGTGCTGATGGACGCGATGGAGAACTCGCTGGACAACGGCGTCAAGTACTTCCGGGACCTGGGTCGCAAGTACAAGGCCATCAACAACTAG
- a CDS encoding DHH family phosphoesterase produces the protein MPVTQSFNSRRTQGAGGELTEPPPPRLALLSARDKLERLLQVAKGHRKALILTHDNPDPDSLAAAVALAHLLERRADVEAHVGYGGIIGRAENIAFVKVLRLPVSHVSQIDFDEYDLFGLVDTQPKVGNHSLPSRLEAQLVVDHHPLREESLSAPFADVGGDFGATSTMLVEYLRAARVEPSVEVATALFYGIKADTRDLGRETTQTDIDSYLWLFPRMDKSMLAQIEHPELPARYFQLYHTAFERAKVYGTAIVTDLEEVYSPDMVAEVAERLMFLEGTKWSLAFGTYRNQLYFSLRVKDRRMNAGRLIREIFEDYGGSSGGHGSMAGARLPLSGKAAQRKALKRELVSRFLDAFGVSDERPVSLLSAQDA, from the coding sequence ATGCCCGTGACTCAGTCCTTCAACAGCCGCCGTACCCAGGGAGCCGGGGGCGAGCTGACGGAGCCTCCGCCACCACGTCTGGCCCTCTTGTCGGCTCGCGACAAGCTGGAGCGACTGCTCCAGGTGGCGAAGGGGCATCGCAAGGCGCTCATCCTCACCCACGACAATCCTGATCCGGACTCGCTGGCGGCCGCCGTGGCGCTCGCCCACCTGCTGGAGCGCCGGGCGGACGTGGAAGCGCATGTGGGCTACGGGGGCATCATCGGCCGGGCGGAGAACATCGCCTTCGTGAAGGTGCTGCGGCTGCCCGTGTCACACGTGTCGCAGATCGACTTCGACGAGTACGACCTCTTCGGCCTGGTGGATACGCAGCCCAAGGTGGGCAACCACTCGTTGCCCTCACGGCTGGAGGCGCAGCTCGTGGTGGACCATCACCCGCTGCGGGAGGAGAGCCTGTCCGCGCCCTTCGCGGACGTGGGCGGTGACTTCGGCGCCACGTCCACCATGCTGGTGGAGTACCTGCGGGCCGCGCGCGTGGAGCCCTCGGTCGAGGTGGCCACGGCGCTGTTCTACGGCATCAAGGCGGACACGCGAGACCTGGGCCGCGAGACGACGCAGACGGACATCGACAGCTACCTGTGGCTGTTTCCGCGCATGGACAAGTCGATGCTCGCGCAGATCGAGCACCCCGAGCTACCGGCGCGCTACTTCCAGCTGTACCACACGGCTTTCGAGCGGGCGAAGGTGTACGGCACCGCCATCGTCACCGACCTGGAGGAGGTCTACTCCCCGGACATGGTGGCGGAAGTCGCCGAGCGGTTGATGTTCCTCGAGGGCACCAAGTGGTCGCTCGCCTTCGGAACGTACCGCAACCAGCTCTACTTCAGCTTGCGTGTGAAGGACCGGCGGATGAACGCGGGCCGGCTCATCCGCGAGATCTTCGAGGACTACGGCGGCTCGTCCGGAGGCCACGGCAGCATGGCGGGCGCGCGACTGCCCTTGTCTGGCAAGGCGGCACAACGCAAGGCGCTCAAGCGCGAGCTGGTGAGCCGCTTCCTCGATGCCTTCGGCGTCTCGGACGAACGTCCCGTGTCGCTGCTCTCCGCGCAGGACGCGTGA
- a CDS encoding cysteine desulfurase family protein, which translates to MIYWDYNAAAPVRPEVASLLARAFSQGGHGNASSVHAAGREARARLDAARARVARVLGCEPKEICFTSSGSEADALALVGAWHARPSPERRKLVTTAVEHPALLGAAAQLEREGAQVIRVAPGPDGRVRAEELLAALTPDTALCSLMWANNETGVVQPAAEVARACRQRGVLFHTDAVQAAGKVPLSLREVDADLLSLSAHKFGGPSGAGVLVVRKGVDMRALVPGHQEAGLRGGTQNIPHAEAFALALELATREQPSLAERVGALRDDFERAVLECVPGVMVNGAGAPRVPNTSNLRFDGVEGEALLIALDLEGICVSMGAACASGTLTPSHVLRAMGLTPAQARGCLRFSLGPDTHVEDVRCVVDALRRHVPSVRALTA; encoded by the coding sequence GTGATCTACTGGGACTACAACGCCGCCGCGCCGGTCCGGCCGGAGGTCGCCTCGCTGCTCGCGCGCGCCTTCTCACAAGGGGGCCATGGCAACGCGTCCAGCGTCCACGCCGCGGGCCGCGAGGCTCGCGCGCGACTCGATGCCGCCCGTGCCCGCGTGGCGCGAGTGCTGGGCTGTGAGCCGAAGGAGATCTGCTTCACCAGCTCCGGAAGCGAGGCGGATGCGCTGGCGCTCGTGGGCGCGTGGCATGCGCGTCCGTCGCCTGAGCGGCGCAAGCTGGTGACGACGGCGGTGGAGCACCCTGCCCTGCTGGGCGCGGCGGCCCAGCTCGAGCGTGAGGGCGCCCAGGTCATTCGCGTGGCCCCCGGCCCGGATGGCCGCGTGCGTGCGGAGGAGCTGCTCGCGGCGCTGACGCCGGACACAGCCCTGTGCTCGCTGATGTGGGCCAACAACGAGACGGGCGTGGTGCAGCCCGCGGCGGAAGTGGCGCGCGCGTGCCGTCAGCGCGGCGTGCTCTTCCACACCGACGCGGTGCAGGCCGCGGGCAAGGTGCCGCTGTCGCTGCGCGAGGTGGACGCGGACCTCCTGTCGCTCTCGGCGCACAAGTTCGGAGGCCCCTCCGGCGCGGGCGTGCTGGTGGTGCGCAAGGGCGTGGACATGCGGGCGCTGGTCCCCGGCCATCAGGAAGCGGGCCTGCGGGGGGGGACCCAGAACATCCCTCACGCGGAGGCGTTCGCCCTCGCGTTGGAGCTGGCCACCCGCGAGCAGCCTTCGCTGGCCGAGCGCGTGGGCGCGCTGCGGGATGACTTCGAGCGGGCGGTGCTCGAGTGCGTGCCCGGGGTGATGGTGAACGGTGCGGGCGCGCCCCGCGTGCCCAACACCAGCAACCTGCGCTTCGACGGCGTGGAGGGCGAGGCCCTGCTCATCGCGCTGGACCTGGAGGGCATCTGCGTCTCGATGGGCGCGGCCTGCGCATCGGGCACGCTGACGCCGTCGCATGTGCTCAGGGCCATGGGGCTGACTCCGGCCCAGGCGCGTGGATGTCTGCGCTTCAGCCTGGGACCCGACACTCACGTGGAAGATGTGAGGTGCGTCGTCGACGCACTCCGCCGCCACGTCCCCTCGGTACGCGCGCTCACGGCGTAG
- a CDS encoding right-handed parallel beta-helix repeat-containing protein, which produces MVLISTLALACGPGSEEPRPTLSRSALESEALDEEAEPLGAKETFRSKCPTAANATGPTLHVANKGPRNPSEPLGSSSNPFPTIMDAVTAALPGTVIQVRAGTYSEQLTINALKARPGTATAPIVLRGEQPTRPRIVPSGTDVGSLLVLSQPYWIVESLDIDVQGRPSFGALFEGTTRCSQLSDSMLHGGRAGGGVVVSDANTVLIEGNEIHDFSRTGQDSHGVAVKGTSRQVYLVENTIHDASGDAVQCQPSDGRPTELFIEHNQMYDCGENGIDVKACDNLAITSNVLFRFPNLVRFPWQATTSAAEAILVHEDATNIEIAGNLIFMAGRGISVGGLAPVDNPVNVVIRGNMVMDIYNFANRGNGQGIRVAKARGVRVVGNHIERTADSGLRLAADEPLVVSDMSVFDNTLRDMTSFVKLGRATARPGLKMDRNRYEGITGKFSAFGLVSEGEFDVWRSKLQQHGLEQGSVRVLSGSGAPLPLPALLGK; this is translated from the coding sequence GTGGTGCTCATCTCCACGCTCGCGCTGGCCTGTGGCCCTGGTTCGGAGGAACCACGTCCCACCCTCTCGAGGAGTGCCCTCGAAAGCGAGGCACTGGACGAAGAAGCCGAGCCGCTCGGCGCGAAGGAGACGTTCCGGAGCAAGTGCCCCACCGCCGCCAACGCCACGGGCCCCACGCTCCACGTCGCGAACAAGGGTCCGCGCAATCCCAGCGAGCCCCTGGGCTCCAGCAGCAATCCCTTCCCCACCATCATGGACGCGGTGACGGCCGCGCTGCCGGGCACCGTCATCCAGGTTCGCGCGGGGACCTACTCCGAGCAGCTCACCATCAACGCCTTGAAGGCACGCCCAGGCACGGCCACCGCGCCCATCGTCCTGCGAGGAGAGCAACCCACCAGGCCTCGCATCGTCCCCAGCGGAACGGACGTGGGGAGCCTGCTGGTGTTGAGCCAGCCGTACTGGATCGTCGAGTCCCTGGACATCGACGTCCAGGGGCGACCGTCCTTCGGCGCGCTCTTCGAGGGAACCACCCGCTGCTCACAACTCTCCGACTCCATGCTCCACGGAGGCCGCGCCGGCGGAGGTGTCGTCGTCAGCGACGCGAACACCGTGCTCATCGAGGGCAATGAGATTCACGACTTCTCTCGCACGGGCCAGGACTCCCACGGGGTGGCGGTGAAGGGAACCTCGCGTCAGGTCTACCTCGTGGAGAACACCATTCACGATGCCTCGGGTGACGCCGTGCAGTGCCAGCCCAGCGACGGCCGGCCCACCGAGCTCTTCATCGAGCACAACCAGATGTATGACTGCGGAGAGAACGGCATCGACGTCAAGGCGTGCGACAACCTCGCCATCACGTCCAACGTCCTCTTCCGCTTCCCCAACCTCGTGCGATTCCCGTGGCAGGCGACGACCTCCGCGGCCGAGGCCATCCTGGTGCACGAAGACGCGACGAACATCGAGATCGCCGGCAACCTCATCTTCATGGCCGGACGAGGCATCTCCGTCGGAGGGCTCGCGCCCGTGGACAATCCGGTCAACGTGGTGATTCGCGGCAACATGGTGATGGACATCTACAACTTCGCGAACCGGGGCAACGGCCAGGGCATCCGCGTGGCGAAGGCGCGCGGCGTCCGCGTGGTGGGCAATCACATCGAGCGGACAGCGGACTCCGGCCTGCGGCTGGCGGCGGACGAGCCGCTCGTCGTCTCGGACATGTCCGTCTTCGACAATACGCTTCGCGACATGACCAGCTTCGTGAAGCTGGGACGCGCCACGGCCCGGCCCGGGCTGAAGATGGACCGCAACCGCTACGAGGGCATCACCGGCAAGTTCAGCGCCTTTGGCCTGGTGTCCGAAGGGGAGTTCGATGTCTGGCGCAGCAAGCTGCAACAACACGGGCTGGAGCAGGGCTCGGTGCGAGTCCTCAGCGGCTCGGGAGCCCCCCTGCCCCTACCAGCGCTGCTCGGGAAGTGA
- a CDS encoding serine/threonine-protein kinase produces the protein MSQMPSPPRTQRVFGHYEIVSVLGKGGMAEVYRAKVLAGAREGWTVALKRLLPALTADPESVSLFSREAQLSKQLHHPNIVTVLDAGELEGIYFIVMELVDGRDLGQILRRCKVRGIPLPLDFAVYLGKVLLEALAYAHSATGPQGEPLGIVHCDVSPSNLFISRVGEIKLGDFGVSRVLVDGKLQGGEVLGKPYYLSPESLLGEVSPVADLWAATVVLYELLTLERPFTGTTPDEVFHAIRSRSYRPLRELRPDVPQALEDVVRRAFSARPEDRFPSAESFAQALAPHYDERVGTPLAIAAVVRGLFGASDDVPAATSSSSGTGAGTPPSTPSGASRAE, from the coding sequence GTGAGCCAGATGCCTTCTCCTCCGAGGACTCAGCGGGTCTTCGGCCACTACGAAATCGTCTCCGTGCTCGGCAAGGGCGGCATGGCGGAGGTGTACCGGGCGAAGGTGCTCGCGGGGGCTCGTGAGGGGTGGACCGTCGCCCTCAAGCGGCTGTTGCCCGCGCTGACGGCGGACCCGGAGTCTGTCTCGTTGTTCTCGCGCGAGGCGCAGCTCTCCAAGCAGCTGCACCATCCCAACATCGTGACGGTGCTGGATGCGGGAGAGCTGGAGGGCATCTACTTCATCGTGATGGAGCTGGTGGATGGCCGCGACCTGGGCCAGATACTCCGCCGCTGCAAGGTGCGCGGCATCCCGCTCCCGTTGGACTTCGCGGTGTACCTGGGGAAGGTGTTGCTGGAGGCGCTCGCGTACGCGCACTCGGCCACCGGGCCGCAGGGAGAGCCGCTGGGCATCGTCCACTGCGATGTATCGCCGTCCAACCTCTTCATCTCGCGCGTGGGCGAAATCAAGCTGGGCGACTTCGGCGTCTCCCGCGTGCTGGTGGACGGCAAGCTCCAGGGCGGAGAGGTGCTGGGCAAGCCCTACTACCTGTCTCCGGAGTCGCTGCTGGGCGAGGTCAGCCCCGTGGCGGACCTGTGGGCGGCGACGGTCGTCCTGTACGAGCTCCTGACGCTGGAGCGCCCCTTTACCGGCACCACGCCCGATGAGGTGTTCCACGCCATCCGCTCCCGGAGCTATCGGCCGCTGCGCGAGCTGCGTCCGGATGTGCCCCAGGCGCTCGAGGACGTGGTTCGCCGTGCGTTCTCGGCGCGTCCCGAGGACCGGTTCCCCTCGGCAGAGTCCTTCGCGCAGGCGCTCGCGCCGCACTACGACGAGCGCGTGGGCACGCCGCTGGCCATCGCCGCGGTGGTGCGCGGGCTGTTCGGCGCCAGTGATGATGTTCCCGCCGCGACTTCGTCCTCGTCGGGCACGGGCGCGGGGACTCCTCCGTCGACGCCGTCCGGGGCTTCGCGCGCGGAGTAG